One region of Primulina tabacum isolate GXHZ01 chromosome 1, ASM2559414v2, whole genome shotgun sequence genomic DNA includes:
- the LOC142542707 gene encoding uncharacterized protein LOC142542707 isoform X1: protein MGFGFTPSKVGASVKQNRTVQQLQTMVQSIQQQMQQNQLEMQEMRSMFLQSMNKQNQQEQVASGGISSGIGNEVGSNGDIDIGAKKNGDFDHVSQSNLRNVSLEDIRANTKCKLLHWCADELAVAEDRIASTDPNTKVHHVVLGRSCWKVWVDKVLVEKVDLIRPNDEMQFLEDAIGSTVAWLSKFIVLCD from the exons ATGGGCTTCGGATTTACACCATCGAAAGTTGGAGCTTCTGTGAAACAAAATAGAACTGTTCAACAACTTCAAACTATGGTACAAAGCATTCAACAACAAATGCAACAAAATCAGCTAGAAATGCAAGAAATGAGGTCCATGTTTTTACAAAGTATGAATAAGCAAAATCAGCAAGAACAG GTTGCTAGTGGTGGTATTAGTAGTGGTATCGGGAATGAAGTTGGTAGCAATGGTGATATCGATATTGGTGCCAAGAAAAATGGTGATTTTGATCATGTTTCTCAG TCAAATTTGAGAAATGTGAGTCTTGAAGATATTCGTGCTAATACTAAATGTAAGCTGCTCCATTGGTGTGCTGATGAATTAGCTGTGGCAGAAGATCGAATTGCATCCACAGATCCAAACACAAAAGTGCATCACGTTGTTCTTGGTAGATCTTGTTGGAAAGTTTGGGTTGATAAGGTTTTGGTGGAGAAGGTGGACCTAATTCGACCAAATGATGAAATGCAGTTTCTCGAGGACGCGATAGGAAGCACGGTGGCATGGTTATCTAAATTTATAGTACTGTGCGATTGA
- the LOC142542707 gene encoding uncharacterized protein LOC142542707 isoform X3 has protein sequence MGFGFTPSKVGASVKQNRTVQQLQTMVQSIQQQMQQNQLEMQEMRSMFLQSMNKQNQQEQVASGGISSGIGNEVGSNGDIDIGAKKNAVAEDRIASTDPNTKVHHVVLGRSCWKVWVDKVLVEKVDLIRPNDEMQFLEDAIGSTVAWLSKFIVLCD, from the exons ATGGGCTTCGGATTTACACCATCGAAAGTTGGAGCTTCTGTGAAACAAAATAGAACTGTTCAACAACTTCAAACTATGGTACAAAGCATTCAACAACAAATGCAACAAAATCAGCTAGAAATGCAAGAAATGAGGTCCATGTTTTTACAAAGTATGAATAAGCAAAATCAGCAAGAACAG GTTGCTAGTGGTGGTATTAGTAGTGGTATCGGGAATGAAGTTGGTAGCAATGGTGATATCGATATTGGTGCCAAGAAAAATG CTGTGGCAGAAGATCGAATTGCATCCACAGATCCAAACACAAAAGTGCATCACGTTGTTCTTGGTAGATCTTGTTGGAAAGTTTGGGTTGATAAGGTTTTGGTGGAGAAGGTGGACCTAATTCGACCAAATGATGAAATGCAGTTTCTCGAGGACGCGATAGGAAGCACGGTGGCATGGTTATCTAAATTTATAGTACTGTGCGATTGA
- the LOC142542707 gene encoding uncharacterized protein LOC142542707 isoform X2, whose amino-acid sequence MGFGFTPSKVGASVKQNRTVQQLQTMVASGGISSGIGNEVGSNGDIDIGAKKNGDFDHVSQSNLRNVSLEDIRANTKCKLLHWCADELAVAEDRIASTDPNTKVHHVVLGRSCWKVWVDKVLVEKVDLIRPNDEMQFLEDAIGSTVAWLSKFIVLCD is encoded by the exons ATGGGCTTCGGATTTACACCATCGAAAGTTGGAGCTTCTGTGAAACAAAATAGAACTGTTCAACAACTTCAAACTATG GTTGCTAGTGGTGGTATTAGTAGTGGTATCGGGAATGAAGTTGGTAGCAATGGTGATATCGATATTGGTGCCAAGAAAAATGGTGATTTTGATCATGTTTCTCAG TCAAATTTGAGAAATGTGAGTCTTGAAGATATTCGTGCTAATACTAAATGTAAGCTGCTCCATTGGTGTGCTGATGAATTAGCTGTGGCAGAAGATCGAATTGCATCCACAGATCCAAACACAAAAGTGCATCACGTTGTTCTTGGTAGATCTTGTTGGAAAGTTTGGGTTGATAAGGTTTTGGTGGAGAAGGTGGACCTAATTCGACCAAATGATGAAATGCAGTTTCTCGAGGACGCGATAGGAAGCACGGTGGCATGGTTATCTAAATTTATAGTACTGTGCGATTGA